The Microcaecilia unicolor chromosome 13, aMicUni1.1, whole genome shotgun sequence genome has a window encoding:
- the LOC115456838 gene encoding thioredoxin domain-containing protein 17-like → MPQTQYTEVKVRGYQEFIQALERFKDQLVFALFCGSKNEKGASWCPDCVEAEPIVRENLQYLPEDSIFVYCDVGEKAYWKDPNNDFKQNLKLTGVPTLLKCGTPQKLVEEECFKPELVQMLFAED, encoded by the exons ATGCCCCAGACGCAATATACAGAGGTGAAGGTTCGCGGCTACCAGGAGTTCATCCAGGCCCTGGAGAGGTTCAAGGACCAACTTGTTTTTGCCTTGTTCTGTGGATCCAAAAACGAAAAGGGAGCCAGCTGGTGCCCGGACTGCgtggaag CTGAACCAATTGTGCGAGAAAATCTCCAGTATCTCCCAGAGGATTCTATCTTTGTATACTGCGATGTTGGAGAAAAAGCATA CTGGAAAGACCCCAACAATGATTTTAAACAAAATCTGAAGCTGACTGGAGTGCCTACGCTTCTTAAATGTGGGACG cCTCAGAAGCTGGTAGAAGAAGAATGCTTTAAGCCAGAACTTGTGCAAATGCTGTTTGCAGAAGACTGA